A part of Diprion similis isolate iyDipSimi1 chromosome 12, iyDipSimi1.1, whole genome shotgun sequence genomic DNA contains:
- the LOC124413374 gene encoding uncharacterized protein LOC124413374, which yields MRSYLFTYFLLLTSSRQIFRAIGSSETVEAREKRYLVYPKPGVGNAPTKVQLILGLGLPMEGGLIVGYVVKNNYNLPYNATSYLNPYVRYERSIYGEDLLEPDAKADRKGSTTRWETYRMLESAFNIFGSGKSCLLRAICEAAEGESFNENHGLFGELLHLFLTPSLTAEEFLESTDQEYLAAESLGRRSLEKCRAFFPECKTSPLEYFTESED from the exons ATGCGGAGTTACCTGTTTACGTATTTTTTACTGCTGACCAGTTCACGGCAGATTTTCCGTGCAATAGGATCATCCGAGACCGTCGAAGCTAGGGAAAAACGGTATTTAGTTTACCCGAAGCCAGGGGTTGGTAACGCCCCGACAAAAGTGCAG CTAATTCTCGGGCTTGGACTTCCCATGGAGGGTGGCCTGATCGTCGGATACGTTGTGAAGAACAATTACAACCTGCCTTACAACGCCACGTCGTACTTGAACCCCTACGTGCGCTATGAGAGATCGATTTACGGGGAGGATTTGCTCGAACCCGATGCTAAGGCTGACCGAAAAG gaagTACGACACGTTGGGAAACTTACAGGATGTTGGAGTCggctttcaatatttttgggagtggAAAGTCCTGTTTGTTAAGGGCGATTTGCGAGGCAGCCGAAGGAGAGTCGTTCAACGAAAATCATGGACTTTTCGGTGAACTTCTCCATCTCTTTCTTAC ACCATCCTTGACTGCAGAAGAATTCTTGGAGAGCACCGATCAAGAGTATCTTGCGGCTGAGTCACTTGGCCGAAGATCTTTGGAAAAATGCCGGGCATTTTTTCCGGAATGCAAGACTAGTCCTCTAGAATATTTCACCGAGTCGGAAGATTAA